A genome region from Stenotrophomonas bentonitica includes the following:
- a CDS encoding monovalent cation/H+ antiporter complex subunit F has product MNGLLNAASVGWATAVLTLLALCATLIATVRIVRGPRHADRVVALDIFLAAAVALCVAASLATRRTVFLDVAIGLALVGFVGTVGWARLIERSAPSDTQEERR; this is encoded by the coding sequence GAACGCGGCCTCGGTGGGCTGGGCCACAGCGGTGCTCACCTTGCTGGCGCTGTGCGCGACCCTGATCGCCACCGTGCGCATCGTGCGCGGGCCTCGGCATGCGGATCGCGTGGTGGCCCTCGACATCTTCCTGGCGGCCGCCGTGGCGCTGTGCGTTGCGGCCTCGCTGGCCACCCGCCGCACCGTGTTCCTCGACGTGGCCATCGGCCTTGCGCTGGTCGGCTTCGTGGGGACGGTGGGGTGGGCACGCTTGATCGAGCGGTCGGCGCCGTCCGATACGCAGGAGGAGCGGCGATGA
- a CDS encoding cation:proton antiporter, with the protein MMTTLGGLLLAAGAVLLVIAAWGVIVLPDALARQHAATKAGTLALTLVCVGALLVAQDTAWTWRLLLILGFLLATLPVASHLLARAAVREGGLAQAVDAAEFVSNTDWDGTPD; encoded by the coding sequence ATGATGACGACCCTGGGCGGGCTGCTGCTTGCTGCTGGCGCGGTGTTGCTGGTGATCGCAGCCTGGGGCGTGATCGTGTTGCCCGATGCACTGGCCCGCCAGCACGCGGCGACGAAGGCGGGCACGTTGGCGCTGACACTCGTGTGCGTGGGCGCCTTGCTCGTGGCCCAGGACACGGCCTGGACCTGGCGGCTGCTGCTGATCCTGGGTTTTCTGCTGGCGACCTTGCCGGTGGCTTCTCACCTACTGGCACGGGCTGCAGTGCGCGAAGGGGGTCTGGCTCAAGCGGTCGACGCGGCGGAGTTCGTCTCCAACACGGACTGGGACGGAACGCCTGACTGA